Proteins encoded together in one Lathyrus oleraceus cultivar Zhongwan6 chromosome 5, CAAS_Psat_ZW6_1.0, whole genome shotgun sequence window:
- the LOC127084035 gene encoding arogenate dehydrogenase 1, chloroplastic has product MSSSESLKIGIVGFGTFGQFLANTMIKQGHTLTATSRTDYSQLCLQMGIHFFRDVTALLEADMDVILLCTSISSLSEVVGSMPLTCLKRPTLFVDVLSVKEHPRNLLLRVLPEELDILCTHPMFGPVSGKNGWQNLTFMYDRVRINDEATCSKFLQIFSSEGCKMVEMSCEEHDRAAAKSQFITHTIGRTLAEMNIEPTPIDTKGFQALVQLKEPVMGCSFDLYSGLFVYNRFARQELENLEHALHKVKEMLVQRLDEGRNSERTES; this is encoded by the exons ATGTCATCTTCCGAAAGTCTGAAAATTGGCATTGTTGGGTTTGGTACATTTGGTCAATTTCTGGCAAATACAATGATCAAACAAGGCCATACTCTAACTGCAACTTCAAGAACAGATTACTCTCAACTGTGTCTCCAGATGGGTATCCATTTCTTCAG GGATGTTACAGCATTACTTGAGGCTGACATGGATGTCATACTGTTATGCACATCTATTTCGTCGCTGTCCGAGGTGGTCGGGTCAATGCCACTCACTTGTCTGAAACGTCCGACGCTATTTGTTGATGTTCTTTCGGTTAAAGAGCACCCAAGGAACCTTCTTTTAAGA GTTCTGCCAGAGGAGTTAGACATACTCTGCACACACCCAATGTTTGGACCAGTGAGTGGGAAAAATGGATGGCAAAATCTTACTTTCATGTATGACAGAGTTAGAATAAACGATGAAGCTACCTGCTCTAAATTTCTCCAAATTTTTTCAAGTGAG GGTTGCAAGATGGTAGAAATGTCATGTGAGGAACATGATAGAGCAGCTGCAAAGAGCCAATTTATCACACACACAATCGGCAG GACATTGGCAGAAATGAATATTGAACCTACACCTATTGACACCAAGGGCTTTCAGGCACTTGTTCAGTTG AAAGAACCTGTCATGGGATGCAGTTTTGATTTGTATAGTGGATTGTTTGTGTACAACAGATTCGCCAGACAAGAG CTGGAGAACCTTGAACATGCCCTACATAAAGTCAAAGAGATGCTGGTCCAAAGATTGGATGAAGGACGGAACTCAGAAAGAACTGAAAGTTGA